The following are encoded together in the Coturnix japonica isolate 7356 chromosome 8, Coturnix japonica 2.1, whole genome shotgun sequence genome:
- the RGS5 gene encoding regulator of G-protein signaling 5: protein MCKGLAALPHTCLERAKEIKTKLGTLLQKPDSAIDFIIPYPEKPEKPSKALKPSPEEVLQWRDSLEKLLQNPYGLASFRSFLCSEFSEENVEFWVACEDYKKTKSPVKMEEKAKRIYEEFIQTEAPKEVNIDHFTKAVTMKNLVEPSPSSFDMAQKRIFALMEKDSLPRFVRSEFYQELIK, encoded by the exons ATGTGCAAAGGACTTGCTGCGCTGCCGCACACATGCCTGGAGAG GGCCAAGGAGATCAAGACCAAGTTGGGCACACTGCTCCAGAAGCCTGACTCGGCCATTGACTTCATCATCCCCTACCCGGAGAAGCCGGAGAAGCCATCCAAGGCCCTGAA ACCATCCCCGGAGGAGGTCCTGCAGTGGCGCGACTCCCTGGAGAAGCTCCTGCAGAACCCCT ATGGGCTCGCCAGCTTCCGCAGCTTCCTGTGCTCTGAGTTCAGTGAGGAGAATGTCGAGTTCTGGGTGGCCTGTGAGGACTACAAGAAGACCAAGTCCCCTGTGAAGATGGAAGAGAAGGCCAAAAGGATCTACGAGGAGTTCATCCAGACCGAGGCACCCAAAGAG GTGAACATTGACCACTTCACCAAGGCTGTGACTATGAAGAACCTGGTGGAGCCATCGCCGAGCAGCTTCGACATGGCCCAGAAGAGGATCTTTGCTCTGATGGAGAAAGACTCCTTGCCCAGATTCGTGCGGTCGGAGTTTTATCAAGAGTTAATCAAGTAG
- the HTATIP2 gene encoding oxidoreductase HTATIP2, with the protein MAAPGGGGSCFVLGASGATGQALLKELCAQRPFSRVTVIGRRQMSLPEGCGVAVEQAVVDFERLGEHADAFRGHDVGFCCLGTTRSKAGADGFVRVDRDYVAQAAELARAGGCKHFVLQSSQGANERSNFLYLRVKGEVEKLVEAVGFDRCTILRPAVLLCARQEFRPAEWITQRVLGFGARFFPTAYSVPVETVARAMVACVVQPSGEKVEVLENKAIHQLGKAVPQLGT; encoded by the exons ATGGCGGCCCCGGGCGGAGGAGGTTCCTGCTTCGTGCTGGGAGCCTCGGGGGCGACGGGCCAGGCTCTGCTGAAGGAGCTATGCGCACAGCGGCCCTTCAGCAGGGTGACGGTGATCGGGCGGCGGCAGATGAGCCTGCCCGAGGGATGCGGTGTTGCCGTG GAGCAGGCGGTGGTGGACTTCGAGCGGCTGGGAGAGCACGCCGATGCCTTCCGCGGCCACGACGTGGGTTTCTGCTGCCTGGGCACCACCCGAAGCAAGGCGGGTGCG GATGGCTTTGTCCGTGTGGACCGGGACTACGTGGCACAGGCAGCCGAGCTGGCGCGGGCAGGGGGCTGCAAGCACTTCGTCCTGCAGTCCTCCCAGGGTGCGAACGAACGCAGCAACTTCCTGTACCTGCGGGTGAAG GGAGAAGTGGAGAAACTGGTTGAGGCTGTCGGCTTTGACCGTTGCACCATTCTTCGGCCAGC ggtgctgctgtgtgcacgCCAGGAGTTCCGCCCCGCCGAGTGGATCACGCAGCGGGTTCTGGGATTTGGTGCCCGATTCTTCCCCACTGCTTACTCAGTGCCTGTAGAAACGGTGGCAAGGGCAATGGTGGCCTGCGTGGTGCAGCCAAGTGGGGAGAAGGTGGAGGTGCTGGAGAACAAAGCCATCCATCAACTGGGAAAGGCAGTGCCACAGCTGGGCACATAG
- the RGS4 gene encoding regulator of G-protein signaling 4 isoform X2, which produces MKHRLGILLQKSDSCDYGSSQGKKEKVSPSQRVSQEEVKKWAESLENLIHHDRGLAAFRAFLKSEYSEENIEFWVSCEDYKKTKSPAKLSPKARKIYDEFISVQATKEVNLDSCTREKTSHNVLEPTLSCFDEAQRKIFTLMEKDSYRRFLKSPYYLDLVSPPRPENCKRAHAHALDCNSNIISQCA; this is translated from the exons ATGAAGCATCGTCTGGGTATCTTGCTGCAGAAGTCAGACTCCTGTGACTATGGCTCTTCCCAGGGCAAGAAGGAGAAAGTATCTCCAAGCCAGAG GGTTAGCCAAGAGGAAGTCAAAAAGTGGGCAGAGTCACTGGAAAATTTGATCCATCATGACA GAGGACTGGCTGCTTTCCGTGCTTTTCTCAAATCTGAGTACAGTGAGGAAAACATTGAGTTCTGGGTCAGTTGTGAGGACTACAAGAAAACCAAGTCACCAGCCAAGCTCAGTCCCAAGGCCAGGAAGATATATGATGAATTCATCTCTGTGCAAGCAACAAAAGAG GTAAACCTGGATTCATGCACACGGGAAAAGACGAGCCACAATGTGCTGGAGCCTACACTGTCCTGCTTTGATGAGgctcagagaaaaatattcacCCTCATGGAGAAGGATTCTTACCGCCGTTTCCTCAAGTCCCCCTACTACCTGGACTTGGTCAGCCCACCCAGGCCTGAAAACTGCAAAAGAGCCCATGCTCATGCCTTAGACTGTAACTCTAATATCATCTCCCAGTGTGCCTGA
- the RGS4 gene encoding regulator of G-protein signaling 4 isoform X3, whose amino-acid sequence MCKGLAALPATCLKSAKDMKHRLGILLQKSDSCDYGSSQGKKEKVSPSQRVSQEEVKKWAESLENLIHHDSKPGFMHTGKDEPQCAGAYTVLL is encoded by the exons ATGTGCAAGGGACTCGCTGCACTGCCAGCCACTTGCTTGAAAAG tgccAAAGACATGAAGCATCGTCTGGGTATCTTGCTGCAGAAGTCAGACTCCTGTGACTATGGCTCTTCCCAGGGCAAGAAGGAGAAAGTATCTCCAAGCCAGAG GGTTAGCCAAGAGGAAGTCAAAAAGTGGGCAGAGTCACTGGAAAATTTGATCCATCATGACA GTAAACCTGGATTCATGCACACGGGAAAAGACGAGCCACAATGTGCTGGAGCCTACACTGTCCTGCTTTGA
- the RGS4 gene encoding regulator of G-protein signaling 4 isoform X1, producing the protein MCKGLAALPATCLKSAKDMKHRLGILLQKSDSCDYGSSQGKKEKVSPSQRVSQEEVKKWAESLENLIHHDRGLAAFRAFLKSEYSEENIEFWVSCEDYKKTKSPAKLSPKARKIYDEFISVQATKEVNLDSCTREKTSHNVLEPTLSCFDEAQRKIFTLMEKDSYRRFLKSPYYLDLVSPPRPENCKRAHAHALDCNSNIISQCA; encoded by the exons ATGTGCAAGGGACTCGCTGCACTGCCAGCCACTTGCTTGAAAAG tgccAAAGACATGAAGCATCGTCTGGGTATCTTGCTGCAGAAGTCAGACTCCTGTGACTATGGCTCTTCCCAGGGCAAGAAGGAGAAAGTATCTCCAAGCCAGAG GGTTAGCCAAGAGGAAGTCAAAAAGTGGGCAGAGTCACTGGAAAATTTGATCCATCATGACA GAGGACTGGCTGCTTTCCGTGCTTTTCTCAAATCTGAGTACAGTGAGGAAAACATTGAGTTCTGGGTCAGTTGTGAGGACTACAAGAAAACCAAGTCACCAGCCAAGCTCAGTCCCAAGGCCAGGAAGATATATGATGAATTCATCTCTGTGCAAGCAACAAAAGAG GTAAACCTGGATTCATGCACACGGGAAAAGACGAGCCACAATGTGCTGGAGCCTACACTGTCCTGCTTTGATGAGgctcagagaaaaatattcacCCTCATGGAGAAGGATTCTTACCGCCGTTTCCTCAAGTCCCCCTACTACCTGGACTTGGTCAGCCCACCCAGGCCTGAAAACTGCAAAAGAGCCCATGCTCATGCCTTAGACTGTAACTCTAATATCATCTCCCAGTGTGCCTGA
- the LOC107317149 gene encoding 1-phosphatidylinositol phosphodiesterase-like — MDARCRRNAAFDNTAEPAAYRPDWMAALPDTLPLSRISIPGTHDSLSLFGGCRLRCQSWGLEAQLEAGVRFLDVRCKLERGELRIYHLCTFQRVSLRGVLRRTLRFLRAHPGEAVLMRIKEEMPIFPRPRFAARLQRCLLEESRGRLWCREEVPTLGQVRGKIVVLEALEQAVLGIPYERLSISDAWNVLSLERKWARAQRHLDTAASGDPATMHLTFCSGNGLFTCPEDVARFVNPQCYQHLQCCSGQPVCWGVVILDFPGAGLLQLIIESNNTSGTNGSVPEAPSTPQTSQRQRRQTLRVAPLGPVSPVLRAASRVSRRTSMRKGARRSCTALRHLYVTSV, encoded by the coding sequence ATGGATGCACGGTGCCGGCGCAACGCAGCATTCGACAACACAGCCGAGCCTGCTGCCTACCGCCCCGACTGGATGGCAGCGCTGCCTGACACCCTGCCGCTCTCCCGCATCTCCATCCCCGGCACACACGACTCGCTCAGCCTTTTTGGTGGCTGTCGCCTGCGTTGCCAGAGCTGGGGCTTGGAGGCCCAGCTGGAGGCTGGAGTGCGCTTCCTGGACGTGCGCTGCAAACTGGAGCGGGGCGAGTTGCGCATCTATCACCTGTGCACCTTCCAGCGGGTCAGCCTGCGGGGCGTCCTGCGTCGCACCCTGCGCTTCCTCCGAGCTCACCCTGGTGAGGCTGTGCTGATGCGCATCAAGGAGGAGATGCCCATCTTCCCGCGGCCCCGCTTCGCTGCGAGGCTCCAGCGCTGCCTGCTGGAAGAAAGCCGGGGTCGGCTGTGGTGTCGGGAGGAGGTGCCCACTCTGGGCCAGGTGCGGGGCAAGATCGTGGTGCTGGAGGCGTtggagcaggcagtgctgggcatcCCCTATGAGCGGCTGAGCATCAGCGACGCGTGGAATGTGCTCTCGCTGGAGAGGAAATGGGCACGAGCACAGAGGCACCTGGACACAGCAGCCAGTGGGGACCCTGCCACCATGCACCTCACCTTCTGCTCCGGCAATGGGCTCTTCACCTGCCCCGAGGATGTGGCTCGCTTTGTCAACCCTCAGTGCTACCaacacctgcagtgctgctcgGGGCAGCCGGTGTGCTGGGGAGTGGTCATTTTGGACTTCCCTGGGGCAGGCCTGCTCCAGCTCATCATTGAGAGCAACAACACTTCAGGGACAAACGGAAGTGTTCCAGAGGCCCCCAGCACCCCTCAGACATCCCAGAGGCAGCGGAGACAAACACTGCGGGTGGCACCGCTGGGGCCAGTGTCCCCCGTGCTGCGGGCAGCCTCACGTGTCAGCCGACGGACATCGATGCGGAAGGGTGCCCGGAGATCCTGCACGGCACTGAGACACCTCTATGTGACATCCGTGTGa